One Helicobacter suis HS1 genomic window, CTAAAGTACCTATCTCCGTGCTTGTTTCTACTAACACCTGTGCTAAATGCCATGAAAAAGAGGTTACAGAGTTTAGACACAGCGGGCACTCCAGAGGTGCGGTACAAACTTGGGCTAAGACTAGTATGCGTACTCTCATGATTGAGGTAGAGGGGCGTGGGCATCCAGATTTAGGGCGTGCACCCTCTATTACAGGCTGTTCACAATGCCATGGCACGATCATCAAATTGAACAAAAACAGACGCCCAACTCCAGAAACTTGGCCTACCTATGGTATTGGTACGGCATTCCCAGATGGTTCTTTGGGTAACTGTGCAAGTTGCCACAGCGCACATAAATTTAGCTTGGTTGAGGCTAGAAAACCAGCGGCATGTGCGAGTTGTCACTTAGGTCCTGATCACCCCGATATTGAAATTTATAATAACTCTATGCACGGGCATATCTACAATACTGAGGGTGAACAATGGAATTTTGATGCCGCACCCGGTACTTGGAAAGTGCCAGACTTTAGAGCCCCTACCTGTGCAACTTGCCATATGAGTGGTAACTCTAAAAGCGCGGTTACCCACAATGTGAGCCGCCGCTTAAAATGGAATTTGTTCATGCCATTAAGTCAATTACGCACAGGGGGATATGAAACCGCTAGCGATGCCTTTAAGTATGATAATAAAATCACTGTGGGTAATCCTTTAGCAGGTAATATTAAAGGACCTGAGGCCGCACGCGAGGAAATGAAAGCAGGTTGTATGGACTGCCACAATAGTACCCATGTTGATAATTTCTTCCTCATGGCAGATAAAAATATCATGCTCTATAATGAGTATTACCAAGAGGCGGTTAAAATGCGCGATGCTTTGGCTAAAAAACACTTGTTAGGCAAAGACATGTGGAGCGATGATTTCCAAAACACCATGTATCACATGTGGCACCACGAAGGCCGTCGCATGCGACAAGGGGGTATCATGATGGCTCCAGACTATTCTCACTGGCATGGGGTCTTTGAGGTGCAGCAAGATATTAGAAAGCTTAGAAAAATCTACGCTAAACGCATCAAAACTAATCAAATTGAGGATTAGTGTTGCTGCAGGGATAACCCCTGCAGGTACGCCCTTTAAATTGCATAAATGAGGGCACTTTTAAAGCACTTTTAGTTATAATCGGGCAAAAAGGCCAAATCAATGTTACGCTTTGCCCCCTCTCCAACGGGAAGTATGCATATTGGAAATTTGCGCGTGGCTTTGCTTAATTTTCTAGTAGCTAAGCGCCTTAAACTCCCTCTGATGGTGCGCATTGAAGACACCGATTTAGAACGCAATATTCCGGGTAAAGATCAAGAAATCTTAGAGATTTTAGAAAAAGTAGGCATTACTTGGAATGAATTGATCTATCAAAGCGCAAATTTACCCACCCATTTATCCTATGCAGAAAAACTTTTGCAAAATCAAGAAGCCTTTTATTGCTATTGTACCCCTGCCTTTTTAGAGGCCAAAAAAGCAGAAGCTCTAAAGGCTAAAAAACCCTTTCGCTATGAAGATCACTGGGCACTCTTAGAAAAAGAGAGTAACCCTAATCCTGTTGTGCGTTTAAAAGGAAGCACGCAAGAAATGCAGTTTACAGACACAATCAAGGGTAGCATTCGTTTTAACGCCCATGAACTGGATAGTTTTGTGATTTTGCGCTCTAATCAAACCCCTACTTATAACTTTGCCTGTGCCTGCGATGATTTTACCTATGGCATTAGTTATATTATCCGCGGCGAAGATCATGTAAGCAACACCCCTAAACAAATGCTTATCCAACAAGCTCTTTCCCGCGTACTTAATTTGCCCTATAAACCCACCACCTACGCACACCTACCCATTATCTTAAATGAAGAAGATGGAAAAAAGATGAGTAAGCGAGTTGAGTCTTCTAGTGTGCAGTGGTTACTCAAACAAGGGTTTTTACCCGCTAGCATTGCTAATTATTTGATCTCTTTAGGGTATAAGCCTCCAAAAGAGGTTTTTGATTTATCTGAGGCAACTACTTGGTTTGTCTTAGAAAATGTGAGTGCCTCAAGCGCTAAATTTAGCCTCCCTTATTTGCGCCATCTCAACCATAAACGCCTCCAAAACCTTAGCCTAGAGCAGTTGGCTAAAGTTTTACAAATAGAACCCTTTAAAGCCCCATTAGCCCAGCTTTTCTTAGAAGAATCTAGCACCCTAGTAGAGCTACATAGCAAGTTACAAGCAATGTTTGCGCCTAAAGATATTTCTAAAGATTATGAGGGCCAAAATTTTTACGATCAATGTTTATTACTCTATAACACTTTAAAAACCATGCCAGTTTGTACAGATTTTAGCAATTTTAAACAGATAGCGATGCAAAAAAGCCAGCTTAGGGGGAAGGATTTTTTTAAACCCCTACGGATTTTACTCACCGGACAATCCCACGGCCTAGAGTTAGCCACACTTTATCCCCATGTATATCCTTTTTTAGATCAAATCCTCACTTTGGCTACAGATCATGGTTGTTAACACTTTTTTAAATGCTATTGCCACTATTTTACATGCCTTGCTTAATCTTTATCTTTGGATTATTATTATTGCCTCTTTGATTAGTTTTTTAAGACCCGATCCATCTAATGTTTTGGTACAAATCCTTTATCGTCTCACAGAGCCTGTTTTATTGAAGATGCGCCAGATGATGCCCTTCTTGCTTTTTAATGGAATCGATCTCTCCCCTCTAGCCGTGATCATCATCTTGGAGTTTTTAGACATGACATTAGTACGGCTTTTGTTTATGTACGCTCAAGGTTAAATTTGCGTACTTGGATTTTGGGATTTTTGATTCTACTAAATGCTTTAAGTGCCCAAGACCTTACTTTGAATTTTTTAAAGAGTAAACCCAAAGGCATTGCGCGCGATTTTTTTATCTGGGTTTTTTTACAAGACCCCACCACCACAGCCGAAGAAGCCCAAGAGGCTTACGCACTTGTGGCTTATAAAAACGCCAAAATTCAGAGTTTGATGTATCAAAAAAAGGCATTAGAACCTGCTAGTAAAAACCCATGCCAAAACCTTACTCTAGCCGATTTAATCTCTAAAGATAGTTCTTGTATTGTTGCTGGCTTGTCTCTTTCTAAAATATTTAGTGATGCCAAACAAGAGGCTAATCTCCCACTCCTTAAAGCTTTGCAACGCAAACTAAGTGCTTATCCTAAATACTACATGGCATTAGAAATTTTATGCAACCCCTCCAATACGCAAACTCTTCTTAAAGCCGGAGCGGCCAATGTGGCTATTTTATATAACGCTCTTTCCTACGATCAAAGACAAGAATTTTTAGATAAGCCCATTAATCCAAATATCTTAACTTTTCTAGCTAATCAAAATAACGCCACCTTTAATGATATTTTACAGCGCATTATTTTAGATGCCCGGTTCTTACGCTTTAAACAAGTTTTAAGCCAAGCCTCTATCACCCATTCAGATTCTAAAACCTTTTTTCTTTTAGGAATCAACGCCCTTTTATACCACCAAGAACAAAAAGCCCTCAGTTATTTTAAATTCTCAGAAAAAAGCGCTAACTCTGATTTTTTACACGACAGGGCGCTATTTTGGCAGTATCTTATTAGTAAAGATCGTACCTATTTAAAAACCCTAAGCCATAGTTTAAACCCCAATCTTTTTAGTCTTTATGCTAATTTAATCCTTAAAACCCCCCCTAAATACCATTTGGTTACCTCTTTAGATTGGCTAAGCCATAAACAACCTTATTTTGACATACAAGACCCCTTTGCATGGCAAATTTTAAAAGAAAAGATTCTGGCTATTAGTGATAAAAATACTTTTTTAAGAGCGCTTAAACCTTTACGGACACAAAAAAGTCAAGCCCATCTAGCCTATTTTTTAAGCCACTACTATAACCAGCAACGGCATTACTTTTTAACCCCCTATGAACATGGTATCCGCTGGAAAAGTTTGCAAGAAAAGGCTATGGCTTATGCTATTGCTAGACAAGAAAGTTTGCTTCTACCTGCTTTAATTTCTCGCTCCTATGCTTTAGGCTTAATGCAAATCATGCCTTTTAATGTCGCTCCCTTTGCGCGCCAATTAGGGTTTAACTCTATCAGCCTTACTGACATGTTTAACCCCAATGTTTCTTTACTCTTTGGTAATTACTACATCAACACACTTAAAGAGGAATTTAAACACCCTCTCTTTGTGGCTTATTGCTATAACGGAGGGCCTAATTTTTTTAGAAAACTCCTTAAAGAGCGACATTTTTTTAGCCAAAGGCGTAGATTTGATCCATGGCTTAGCATGGAACTTATTCCTTATGAAGAAACCCGTCTTTATGGCCAAAAGGTCATGGCCAATTACATTATCTATCAGAATATTTTTAAACATCGCGCCCACCACCCCCATTTTGATATAGAGGGTTTTTTTAACGCGACTTTACAAAAGGAGAAACCATGATTAAAAAGTGCCTTTTTCCGGCAGCAGGCTATGGCACGCGTTTTTTACCTGCGACAAAAGCCATGCCTAAAGAAATGCTACCCATTGTCAATAAACCACTGATTCAATACGGTGTAGAGGAGGCTGTAGAAGCCGGGTGTTCTAGCATAGCCATTGTTACAGGGCGCGGTAAACGGGCTATTGAAGATCATTTTGATATTAGCTATGAATTAGAACACCAAATTAATGGTACGAAAAAGGAGCAATATTTACAGAGTATCCGCACACTAATGCAAGAATGCAAGTTTTCCTACACCCGCCAATACGAAATGAAAGGATTAGGGCATGCTATTTACACCGCCCAAACCCTTATTGGTAATGAACCTTTTGGGGTGGTGCTAGCCGATGATTTATGCATTAACTCTCAGGGTAAGGGAGTGCTAGCCCAAATGGTGGAGTTGTATCATAAATACCAATGTTGCATTGTGGCTATTGAGGAGGTGAGCATAGAAGAGGTGCATAAATACGGGGTGATCTTAGGGCGCGAAATAGCAGAGGGGGTTTATCAAGTACAAGACATGGTAGAAAAACCTAAAGCAGAGGAAGCCCCTAGCAATTTAGCCGTCATTGGCCGTTATATCCTAACCCCGGATATTTTTGCAATACTCAAACACACGAAGCCGGGCAAGAATCAAGAAATCCAGATCACCGATGCTCTTTTAGAACAAGCCCAAAATAAATTAGTACTAGCCTACAAATTTAAGGGTAAGCGTTATGATTGTGGGAATGTAGAGGGGTTTGTAAAAGCTACAAATGATTTTTATCATTTATACGCGCGTGATTTGAATGTATGATCTGTGGTTTTATGGCTTTTACTGGGCAATTAGTTTGTTATTTGCCTTCCCTATCTTTCTTATTGGTTTTGTCTACACTTATCTAAAACCCCCACCCCCGCCAAGTAAGATTCCTACAGTTAAAGAACTTCTATCAGAGTTTGATAAGATCAAAGATACAGCGGGTTATCATGCTTTATTAGAAAATTTTAACCGCTATTACCAAGTTTTACCCAAGAACACTAAAGAAGGGGATTGGCTTGAATTAATCCAAAAGCTAGCCGCGTCTGAATTTTTAGATTTAGATTCAAGCATTAAATTTGGACAAGATATAGAAGATGCTAACCCTAAAATGCAAAAAACCATCGCTAACACCGTAGGTTTAGCGCTCAAACATAAAAAGAAGGATTAGCGTGGATTATTTAGAAATTAAGGGTAGAGAAATTCTAAGCGGGAGCATTGCTATCTCGGGTGCTAAAAATGCCGCTTTACCTATTTTGGCTAGTACTCTTCTAGGTAAGGCTAGCGTGTGCATTAGTGGTTTGCCCCAAGTAAGCGATGTGCGGGCTTTAGTTGATCTTTTAGTGTACTTAGGCGCGCAGGTGGAGTGGCAAAATACGCATGATCTTAAGATCAATACAGAGAAAATCACGCGCTTTAGAGCCCCTTATGATATGGTGCGTAAAATGCGCGCCTCTATTCTAGTTTTAGGGCCCCTACTTGCGCGTTTTAGAACATGTGAGGTGAGTTTACCGGGTGGTTGTGCGATCGGGGCTAGACCTGTGGATTTGCATTTAAAAGCTTTAGCAAAAATGGGGGCTGATATTCATATTGATGGGGGTTATATTATCGCTAAGGCCAAACACGGGCTACAAGGCTGTGATATTATTTTTGATAAGATCACCGTAACGGGTACAGAAAATGTAGTCATGGCTGCTAGTTTAGCGCGCGCAGAGAGTCGAATCATCAATGCGGCCAAAGAGCCGGAAGTGGTGCAATTATGCGAATTTTTACAAGCTGGGGGTGTAGAAATTGAGGGGATTGGTAGTAGCGAATTATATATCCGTGGCAGCAATCAAGAGGCGCTAAATTTAGATCCCATTCATATCATGCCAGATCGCATTGAATGCGGGACTTATTTATGCGCAGCAGCTATTACTAACTCCACTCTTTCTTTGACAAACACCAATGCTTCCCATTTAGAGACAATTTTAAGTAAACTCAATGAAATTGGTTTTCGTATTGATATTAAAGAAAATGCACAGAACCATATGCTTACGATCCACAAAGCAGATCAAAGACGCGCCTTTAATCTCACCACAACCGAATACCCGGGTTTTCCTACCGATTTACAAGCCCAGTTTATGGCTTTGGCTACCCAGTGTGAGGGCAGTAGTCTGATTGAGGAAAGATTATTTGAAAACCGCTTCATGCATGTGAGTGAATTACAGCGCATGGGTGCACAAATTAGTTTAAAGGGTTGTTTAGCCCAAATCAAGGGAAGTTGTGCTTTGGTGGGTGCAGATGTAATGGCTACAGATTTGCGGGCTTCCTCAGCTTTAGTTTTAGCTGCTTTGGTTGCTACTGGTAAAAGTAGAGTACACCGTATTTATCACTTAGATCG contains:
- a CDS encoding multiheme c-type cytochrome, which codes for MRASSKMHLLALMFMCLVGVASARSHTSNAHTSSAHTNSANTGGGTSIDNGMDTQLPLKTFRGMTGEAKGCIECHAKKNPGIVADWKMSRHAHAGVSCIDCHGITKDSPMLTMDGHEGSKVPISVLVSTNTCAKCHEKEVTEFRHSGHSRGAVQTWAKTSMRTLMIEVEGRGHPDLGRAPSITGCSQCHGTIIKLNKNRRPTPETWPTYGIGTAFPDGSLGNCASCHSAHKFSLVEARKPAACASCHLGPDHPDIEIYNNSMHGHIYNTEGEQWNFDAAPGTWKVPDFRAPTCATCHMSGNSKSAVTHNVSRRLKWNLFMPLSQLRTGGYETASDAFKYDNKITVGNPLAGNIKGPEAAREEMKAGCMDCHNSTHVDNFFLMADKNIMLYNEYYQEAVKMRDALAKKHLLGKDMWSDDFQNTMYHMWHHEGRRMRQGGIMMAPDYSHWHGVFEVQQDIRKLRKIYAKRIKTNQIED
- the gltX gene encoding glutamate--tRNA ligase — translated: MLRFAPSPTGSMHIGNLRVALLNFLVAKRLKLPLMVRIEDTDLERNIPGKDQEILEILEKVGITWNELIYQSANLPTHLSYAEKLLQNQEAFYCYCTPAFLEAKKAEALKAKKPFRYEDHWALLEKESNPNPVVRLKGSTQEMQFTDTIKGSIRFNAHELDSFVILRSNQTPTYNFACACDDFTYGISYIIRGEDHVSNTPKQMLIQQALSRVLNLPYKPTTYAHLPIILNEEDGKKMSKRVESSSVQWLLKQGFLPASIANYLISLGYKPPKEVFDLSEATTWFVLENVSASSAKFSLPYLRHLNHKRLQNLSLEQLAKVLQIEPFKAPLAQLFLEESSTLVELHSKLQAMFAPKDISKDYEGQNFYDQCLLLYNTLKTMPVCTDFSNFKQIAMQKSQLRGKDFFKPLRILLTGQSHGLELATLYPHVYPFLDQILTLATDHGC
- a CDS encoding YggT family protein, yielding MVVNTFLNAIATILHALLNLYLWIIIIASLISFLRPDPSNVLVQILYRLTEPVLLKMRQMMPFLLFNGIDLSPLAVIIILEFLDMTLVRLLFMYAQG
- a CDS encoding lytic transglycosylase domain-containing protein, whose protein sequence is MRTWILGFLILLNALSAQDLTLNFLKSKPKGIARDFFIWVFLQDPTTTAEEAQEAYALVAYKNAKIQSLMYQKKALEPASKNPCQNLTLADLISKDSSCIVAGLSLSKIFSDAKQEANLPLLKALQRKLSAYPKYYMALEILCNPSNTQTLLKAGAANVAILYNALSYDQRQEFLDKPINPNILTFLANQNNATFNDILQRIILDARFLRFKQVLSQASITHSDSKTFFLLGINALLYHQEQKALSYFKFSEKSANSDFLHDRALFWQYLISKDRTYLKTLSHSLNPNLFSLYANLILKTPPKYHLVTSLDWLSHKQPYFDIQDPFAWQILKEKILAISDKNTFLRALKPLRTQKSQAHLAYFLSHYYNQQRHYFLTPYEHGIRWKSLQEKAMAYAIARQESLLLPALISRSYALGLMQIMPFNVAPFARQLGFNSISLTDMFNPNVSLLFGNYYINTLKEEFKHPLFVAYCYNGGPNFFRKLLKERHFFSQRRRFDPWLSMELIPYEETRLYGQKVMANYIIYQNIFKHRAHHPHFDIEGFFNATLQKEKP
- the galU gene encoding UTP--glucose-1-phosphate uridylyltransferase GalU, translating into MIKKCLFPAAGYGTRFLPATKAMPKEMLPIVNKPLIQYGVEEAVEAGCSSIAIVTGRGKRAIEDHFDISYELEHQINGTKKEQYLQSIRTLMQECKFSYTRQYEMKGLGHAIYTAQTLIGNEPFGVVLADDLCINSQGKGVLAQMVELYHKYQCCIVAIEEVSIEEVHKYGVILGREIAEGVYQVQDMVEKPKAEEAPSNLAVIGRYILTPDIFAILKHTKPGKNQEIQITDALLEQAQNKLVLAYKFKGKRYDCGNVEGFVKATNDFYHLYARDLNV
- the murA gene encoding UDP-N-acetylglucosamine 1-carboxyvinyltransferase, whose product is MDYLEIKGREILSGSIAISGAKNAALPILASTLLGKASVCISGLPQVSDVRALVDLLVYLGAQVEWQNTHDLKINTEKITRFRAPYDMVRKMRASILVLGPLLARFRTCEVSLPGGCAIGARPVDLHLKALAKMGADIHIDGGYIIAKAKHGLQGCDIIFDKITVTGTENVVMAASLARAESRIINAAKEPEVVQLCEFLQAGGVEIEGIGSSELYIRGSNQEALNLDPIHIMPDRIECGTYLCAAAITNSTLSLTNTNASHLETILSKLNEIGFRIDIKENAQNHMLTIHKADQRRAFNLTTTEYPGFPTDLQAQFMALATQCEGSSLIEERLFENRFMHVSELQRMGAQISLKGCLAQIKGSCALVGADVMATDLRASSALVLAALVATGKSRVHRIYHLDRGYECLEVKMNALGAKIKRLKESM